The genomic window TCATCGACTCGCAACTTCCCGTTGGCATCCAGGCCATCATTCAGGTCGTCGGTATCCACCCAACCTGCAAAAGGAAGGGATTCCGCCACCCGCATCTGGGCCTCACGTACGCGATGCCAGTCCATACTGCTGGGCCCGTCGAGACCGTGGTCACTAATACGGCCGATCACCAGACGGATATCATCCCGCCCGAGATCCGCCTGGAGATTTGCTATCAGCCCACGGAGTTTGTCCTCGTAAAGTTCACCCGCCCCTTCACGCGCATCCCGCTCGCCCTGCATCCAGATAAAGGTCACGCTGTCGATCGCAGGGAGATCACCCGTTTCAGCCGTGATCTTTCGCAGCAGTTGCTGGTAGAGGGGGCCGCGGCTCTCCGGCTGACCAGAGACAGCAACCGATGGTTCAAGCGTCTGATACCAGCGCTGGATCGGCTGGCCGCCCTGGGCATCCTTGATCACGATCAGCTGATCGGCGGGGAGAGCCGCTTGCAGGAGCGGCATAAAGACATCTTCCGGGTCCAACCGGGCCATGTTCGACTGACCCGAAAGAATGAATAAGTGTCGACTGACGACCTCTGCCACCGGCGCGGCGTTCATAAGCAACAAAAAAATGGCGGCAAGCATCTGCCGCATATCGGCTCTCCTGTCCGCTGGGTCTTATCTTGTTCCATATGGAGCAATCGGTGCATGAGCATCCTGTGGCATCCGGCTTTGCCCGATCTATCATCTCGGGCACACCTCATACTTCATACTCACCGGGCATTCATATGTTTAGCTCATATGCATATATAGACGCTCACCCATCACAGGTGGCCGTTAGTGAGGGAGATAGGATGCAGACAGCTGCCTACCGACAGGGGAACGACGCCCAGTACCACCGCCTGTACAGTGATAACAGTCCCCGAAAAGGAAATTATGATCAGGCAACATGGCCTCGTGATTTATGCAGTTCTCGGGCTCGAAGTTAAGATCTAGCGTCTAGCAATCCGGTAAAATACCTTGCCCTATAGACACCATAACGCCGATGATCAAGCCCTACAGAAGAGAGAGTGGCGGGCATACAAACATAATCATTAGAGCGATTTTCCAGCCAAAACCGGTCGTGATAAATGGGAAGGCAGGGATCAGAAGGAGGGAGAAGAAATAACAAAAGCAGAACTACCCTAAAGCAACCTGCTTAATCACTAGTCGCTGTGCTTTCATCTTTATTACATATTCGCTCAACTAGGCCAGAATTCTTTCAGGCAACCGCACCGAAAAAAGGTTTAATCAATACTCCTAAACCACTTACTCATGAGACAAAAAAAATCGAATGCGTTAGTATATTTTTTCAGGAGACCCTGCAAACCACATAATGAAGCTACATCTCTTACAACAGGCGATAGCCGCACTCTCATTGGCCCAGTCCAGGTTCAAAAGTGACATTGTAGCCGTATTCAACTGCGCAGATCCCAGGTCAAATTGCTGAAATCCACAGTGAATACATTTCAGCTCGACACCATTCACCTCAAAACGATCAGATTTCATTGCCGCGGCAGCTCCCTTCAAACCTGCCCTAAACTTTTTCATAAAAGCCAAAATCCATCTCCTTCGACAATTTCCAGAACCACCTTTCACTCGGCATATGAACAAGAAAGATAGCTAACACCATCATATACTCTTACTTTTCCAGCTAGCGCCAGATTTTCTGCCCCGCGCAATATCTTGGACGACTCACCCTGCGACAAGCTATCGATAAGTGCTCTTATCTTAAGCGGATCCATTCGATCTATTTTAGAATTCTTATTTAGAATCTAACTATGAAACACTCTATACAGAAAAACCAGATGCAGACAATTTCGCCAAGACTCGAGCCCCATCAGCGCTAGGCAAATACTCGTTCTGCACCCTTCAAATACGTAAATGCCATTTCTTTCTTGCAGAATAAAAAAGCCGCTCGACTTGAGCGGCTTATCTTGATGACTATGGGCCACGTTCGCGAGGTTACTCCCCCTCGCCATTCATCCCCAGCTCCTTGAGCTTGCGCGTGAGGGTATTCCTGCCCCAACCCAGCAATTCGGCTGCATCACGCTTGCGCCCGGCGGTATGCTTGAGAGCGATCTCGATCAGGGCTTTTTCGAACGCCGGCACAGCCTCACTCAAGATCTCCCGACGCCCCGCTGCCAGGGCCTGATCGGCCCAGAGACGCAGGGACTTCTGCCAGTCCTGCGGCGCTGCAGTACTGGTTGTCTGCTGCTGTAACTCCTGCGGCAGGTCCTCGATATGCACCTCGCGCCCTGAGGCCATCACTGTAATCCAGCGACAGGTATTCTCGAGCTGGCGCACGTTGCCGGGCCAATCGAGATTGGCGAGGTACTCCTCGGTTTCCTTGAGCAGAATCTTCGGCTCCACTCCCAGGTCTTTGGCCGCACTGTTGAAGAAGTGGCGTACCAGACGGGGAATATCCTCGCGGCGGTCGGCGAGCCGCGGGATATGGATGCGAATGACGTTCAGGCGATGGAACAGGTCCTCGCGGAACTTGTGCTCCCCAACCAGCTTTTCCAGATCCTGGTGTGTAGCAGCGATGATACGCACATCCACCTTCACCGGTGTGTGGCCACCGACGCGGTAAAACTCCCCATCTGCCAGTACTCGCAGTAGCCGGGTCTGGGTCTCGGCCGGCATATCGCCGATTTCATCCAGAAACAGGGTGCCGCCATCGGCCTGCTCGAAACGGCCGGCGCGCTGGGTCGTGGCACCGGTAAATGCGCCTTTCTCGTGGCCGAACAATTCGGACTCCATCAGATCCTTGGGAATGGCGGCCATATTCAGGGCAATAAACGGTTTGCTCTTGCGCGGGCTGTGATTGTGCAATGCCTGCGCCACCAGCTCTTTACCGGTGCCGGACTCACCATTGATCAGCACGGTGATATTGGAGTGGGACAGGCGGCCGATTGCCCGGAAGACCTCCTGCATCGCCGGCGCCTCGCCGATGATCTCCTTGCTGCCATTGACCTGCTCGACAGTGACCGGCTCTTCGGCCTGCTGTTCGCTGGCATGTGCCAGCGCGCGGCGGGTTACCGCCACCGCCTCATCCACATCGAAAGGCTTGGGCAGATACTCGAAGGCACCGCCCTGGTAGGCAGCCACAGCGCTATCGAGGTCCGAGTGTGCCGTCATGATGATGATCGGCAGTGCCGGGCGCTCCGCCTGGAAACGCTGCAGCAGTTTGAAACCGTCGGATCCGGGCATGCGGATATCGCTGATGACCACGTCAGGGGAATCGCTGTAGAAGTCGTCGAGGGCGCTGTCGCCACTCTCGTAACACTTGGTGTCGATACCTTCACGGGAAAGCGCCCGCTCCAGTACCCAGCGAATCGATCGGTCGTCGTCAATAATCCAAACGCGATTGCTCATGCTCTTTCATCCACTAAGCTGCTATTCGTTTTCAAGGGGCAGGTAGATCTGGAAGACGCTCTGCCCGGGGCGGCTGTCGCATTTGATCAGGCCGCGATGCTGATTGATGATGTTCTGCGAGATGGAAAGCCCCAGCCCCGAGCCCTCGGCGCGCCCTGAGATCATCGGGTAGAAGATGCGCTCGCGAATCTCCTCCGCGATGCCCGGGCCGTTGTCCTCGATATCGATGCGGCAAACCAGTGGGCAGCAGCGCCGGCCGATGGTGAAACGACGCTGGATGCGGGTGCGCAGCGTGATCTCGCCGGCAGCCAGGCCGATGCTCTCGTCGATGGCTTGCATGGCGTTGCGGGCGATATTCAACAGCGCCTGGATCAGCTGCTCAGTGTCCGCGGGAAACTCTGGAATGGATGGGTCGTAATCGCGGCGAATACGCAATTCACCATCGCATTCTGCATCGATCAACTGTGCGACCCTTTCGAGTATCTCGTGCACATTGGTGGGGGCCATGGACGCCGGCTGGTTGGGGCCCAACAGCCGGTCGACCAGGTTTCTCAGGCGATCGGCCTCGTCGATGATGATCTGGGTGTATTCCGCCAGGTCCTCATCCGGTAATTCCCGCTGCAGTAACTGGGCCGCGCCGCGGATGCCGCCAAGAGGGTTTTTCACCTCGTGGGCCATACCGCGGACCAGATTGCGGGTGGTCTCCTGGGCACTGAGCAGGGCGTCTTCCCTGGCGATACGCAGTAAGCGGTCCATGGGTTGGATTTCCACCAGCAAGAGACCCAGCTCGGGCACAGGACTCACCGAGTAATCCACCGTGCGGTGCTCCAGGTTGTGCAAGTCCCAGCTGGCCCGGCGCACGGTATAGCGCTCACCACTGGCCAGTGCCGCGCGCATGGCTTCCTGGGCGCCTTTCGACTCCCGCACCAGCTCCCGCAGCGGGTGGCCACTGACCCGCGTACTGGAAGCCGCCAACAGGTCTTCGGCGGCTGCGTTCAGGTAGCAGATCAACAGGCTGTCATCGAGGACCAGCACGGCGGTGGTCAAACTATCCAGCAACTGGCGCAGCTGGCGGTCATTGAGCATGGCGTCTTTCCGGTTCAGTGATGGCGCGATCGCCATTCCAAATGCGGTCGATAGATTGCGGTGCAAAAAGCAAACCAAAATGGCGCACGGGTTACGCTTTGCCTGGCAGTGGTTACACCTACCGCGCCAAACACGGGCACAGGGCCAGTTCTCGGCGGGATGACCAATGGACATCGGTGTCGCTAGGCCAATCGCAAAGCCTGTGGAGCAAATCGCGCGCACAGAGCGCACCATTGTGGTGCATTGATCAGAAAAAGGACAGCATTGCGCCTGAACGGCGGGTCTGCAGAAGACAGGAAATCAGGTATGGGGGGCAGCCCCACCGGGCAAACCTCACCGGTGGGGTTAAGAGGAGCCGGTTACTGACCGTCAGTTATTACGGCGTGGCTGCGGTGGCCGCGCCAAGCCGGGTGCGGCCGGGGACTTCGGTGCCTGCGGTGCCGTGGCACCGGGGAAATCGGGCACCTGGTCGCCCGGGCGCTTTACATAGAGGTTGATGATCTGGGAGCGGGCCAGCACATTGCCGCCCGGGTCCGTCAGCACTGCCTGCAGGGTGTGGGTGCCTCGCTCCAGTGCGGATATATCCAGCCGGTTGCCGGAAGAGCTGCCCAGCCAGGGCTGGCCGTCCACAACCGCGAATACCTGGTGCCCCTGAGGGGGGATCGGCTCGATGGCCACTTCCATGACGATAAAACGTTGCCCCGGAGGAATGGTGGCGCCGTTCTGCGGGCTGACAATGGCGAAGTTCACCGGCCCCGTGTAGGCCCGGCGCCGATCGTCCTCATCCTGCTTTTTGGGCGACAGCTTGCGGGTGGGCATGGGGCGTGGTTGCACATTGATCGGCCCCAGTTTGATACGTTCCGCCTTCCCGTCTGGGGGGGGCGTATCGGTGAACACCACGCTGCCATCTGGCCCCACCGTCTTGTAGACCACACTGCCGCCGGAAGCCGATTGATCCGAGCCGTCGCCACCGGCGAAAGCTGGCGCGGCAATGATTAACAGCGCAATTAACAATCCGTAGTGTTTCTTCATGAAATCCCGTTCGTGGACTCATCCACGCCTGGCAGTGAAAGAAAATCCTGCTACTTACAACCTAGCAGGTTGGGGGTCATCTCCCGCTAGTGTACCGCCAACAAAAAAGCCCGCACCTGGAGGGCGCGGGCTTTTGGCGTCAAATGCGACTGGCGTCACGGGGACGCCGATGCACATTAAACGGAGTAGTACATCTCGAACTCGACCGGGTGAGTGGTCATGTTCAGGCGCTCTACTTCTTCACGCTTCAGATCGATGTAAGCATCGATGGCGTCGTCGGAGAAAACACCACCTTCGGTCAGGAATGCGCGGTCCTGATCCAGTGCGTCCAGGGCCATTTCCAGGCTGGAGGCAACGGTCGGGTACTCGGCCACTTCTTCCGCCGGCAGGTCGTACAGGTCCTTGTCGGCCGGGTCGCCCGGGTGGATCTTGTTCTTGATGCCGTCGAGGCCGGCCATCAGCATGGCAGCGAACACCAGGTAGGGGTTGGCGGTCGGGTCCGGGAAACGGGCCTCGATGCGCTTGCCCTTCGGGCTGGCAACGTACGGGATGCGGATGGAAGCAGAACGGTTGCGCGCGGAGTAAGCCAGGATAACCGGCGCCTCGAAGCCCGGCACCAGACGCTTGTAAGAGTTGGTGGAGGCATTAGCAAAAGCGTTGATCGCGCGAGCGTGCTTGATGATACCGCCAATGTAGTACAGGGCAGTCTCGGACAGACCGGAGTAACCGTCACCAGCAAACTGGTTGACGCCGTCCTTGCTGAAGGACTGGTGGATGTGCATGCCGGAACCGTTATCACCTACCAGCGGCTTGGGCATGAAGGTGGCGGTCTTGCCGTAAGCGTGGGCAACGTTGTGCACGCAGTACTTCAGGATCTGTACTTCGTCAGCCTTCTTCACCAGGGTGTTGGCGCCAACGCCGATCTCACACTGACCTGCGGTGCCCACTTCGTGGTGGTGTACTTCGATCACCAGGCCCATCTGCTCCATGGCGGAACACATGGCAGCGCGCACGTCGTGCAGGGAGTCGACCGGCGGAACCGGGAAGTAACCGCCTTTAACACCCGGACGGTGGCCAATGTTGCCTTCCGGATGCGGCATGCTGGAGGACCAGGCTGCTTCTTCAGAATTGATCTTGTAGAAAGCGCCGGCCATGTCCGCGCCCCAGGTAATATCGTCAAAGACGAAGAACTCGGGCTCCGGACCAAACAGGGCAGTGTCACCCAGGCCAGTGGACTTCAGGTAGTCCTCAGCGCGCTGAGCGATGGAACGCGGGTCGCGCTCGTAGCCCTGGCCAGTGGACGGCTCAACGATGTTACAGCGCAGGATAACGGTAGCTTCGTCGGTGAACGGGTCCAGCACCGCAGTCTCGTCGTCCGGCATCAGAATCATGTCGGACTCGTTGATACCCTTCCAGCCAGCGATGGAGGAGCCGTCGAACATCTTGCCTTCTTCGAAGAACTCACCGTCAATCTCGGATACCGGCAGGGATACGTGTTGTTCTTTACCTTTGGTGTCGGTGAAGCGCAGATCTACCCACTTGGCTTCACTCTCTTTAATCAAACCGAGCGTTTTCGCTGACATTGCAGTCCTCCAGGTCTTGGAAAAGTATTGAGTTGCGACAGCCCTTTTGCTGGCGTGTGCTCTTCTGTCGTAAAGGTCCTCAGGCGCGACCTCTAGTTAGCCAGTTACGAAGCAAGGAGTGTGCCAAATTGGGGCAGCAGCGCCAGATCGCGCTCAACCGGGGCCGCATGGCGTCGCCGTGATCAGAATAGATGCACCGAGCGCAACTGGCCACCGATTTGCGCACCAAAATGGCGCGCATTCGCGCGCGTCCGCACAATCCAGGTGCACGACCAGTTGGCGGCGTGCTGGTTTATAATGCAGCGTTTTCTCAGCAAAGCGGTACAACACGGATTCCCATGCACTTTGTCGTCAAGTTCTTTCCCGAAATCACCATCAAGAGCAACCCGGTGCGCAAGCGCATGTCCAAGCAGCTCAAGGACAACCTGCGCATCCTGCTGCACCGGGTGGACGATCGCATCAAGGTCCTGAAGGACTGGGAGAAGATTGAAGTCATCGCCCCGGACGCGGTTGCGCACCTCTCCGACCGTATCGAAGAGGTATTGGCCCACACGCCGGGCATCGCCAACTTTGCCCGCGTGCAACAGTTTCCCCTGGGAGACATGCACGACGTCTACGAAAAGACCTTTTCCGTGTGGGGCGACAAGCTCGACGGCAAGACTTTCTGCGTACGCGTGAAGCGCAGCGGCAAGCACGACTTCCAGTCCCTGGATGTTGAGCAATACGTTGGCGGCGGCCTGAACAAGAACACCGGCGCCACTGGTGTGAAGCTGAAGAACCCGGACGTGACGGTGAAACTGGAAATCCGCCACGACAAGCTCAATGTGATTGAGGAGCTGCACCAGGGACTGGGTGGTTTCCCACTGGGCACCCAGGATCCGGTGCTTTCCCTGGTCTCCGGTGGTTTCGATTCCATCGTCGCCAGCTACCTGACCATCAAGCGTGGTATCCGCACCCACTTCCTGTTTTTCAACCTTGGCGGCCGCCAGCACGAGCTGGGCGTCAAGGAGGTCTCCTATTACCTGTGGAACCGCTATGGCTCCTCACACCGGGTGCGCTTTGTCAGCGTGCCCTTCGACGAGGTGGTGACCGAGATCCTCACCAACGTGGACGACTCCCACATGGGCGTAATCCTGAAGCGCATGATGCTGCGCGCCGCCACTGCGATCGCCAACGAGCTGCAGGTGGATGCACTGGTGACCGGTGAAGCCATCGCCCAGGTGTCCAGCCAGACCCTCAAGAACCTGTCGGTAATCGACAGTGTCACCGATACCCTGGTACTGCGGCCGCTGATCGTGAGCGACAAGAGCGACATCATCCGCACCGCCCGCGAGATCGGCACCGAAGAGTTCGCGGCCAATATGCCGGAATACTGCGGCGTAATTTCCGTAAAACCGACTACCAGGGCCAAGCGCGAGCGGGTCGAGGAAGAAGAGAGCCATTTCGATTTCAGCGTGCTTGATCGCGCTGTAAACAACCGGGTAATCCAGAATATCGACCAGGTGGTGGAAGAGGTAGAGGGCGAGGTGCCCGATGTAGAAGTGGTCAGCGAGCCCGGCGAGGCGGTAATCATCGACATCCGCCACCCGGATGAAGAAGAGCTGGATCCGCTGGAGCTTGAAAACAGCCAGGTGGAGGTGATCCCCTTCTACCGCCTTAACAGTGCTTTCAGCAAGCTGGATCCGGAAAAGAAATACCTCCTGTATTGCAGCCGCGGCGTCATGAGCAGACTGCACGCCTCCCATCTCCTGGACGAGGGCTACCGCAACGTGGCCGTGTTGCGTCCGCACCTGCCGCACCGGCCTGACTGAGCCGACTCTACAAGGGGCCGGGGTCATCGATCGCCAGCCCCGGCGGGCTTTCCCTCCGAGCTTCACCCCATGACGGCATTGATGCGGTAGGCGAGCCCCACTCCAGAAAACGCCTTCAAGCACAAAATACCCACCCACCAGCCATGCCCAACAAGCCCCCCTGTCAAACCGGGACATTCCTGGAGGGATTACGCCGCGCGAAAATAACGACAGCAGCGGGAGCCCTTTCGGAGCCAAAATTGCCATTTAACGACGCAGTTCAGCAGATCTGTCGGCAAGCCCCCCCAAAAAAACAAAACAACATGCTATGACCGAATGGACTACGTGATTTCCTGCTGCCACCCTGAAATTTTGTAACAGTTTGTGACTTTTTGATCTGCCGCTCCCGCCCCTCGGTTACGGTTGTGTTAAAAGAGTTTTCAACAGATATGTTATCCCTCTAACCATGTACAGAAGAATTCTAATAACACTGCTATTTCTGCTGGCTCAAAGCACCACCCAGGGCGCTGAGATCAGTGCGTCCCAGTGGAAATTGTCTTTGGCGAGCGGCCGGGGAATCATAGAAAATCCACTCGCTGGTCGCGAGAATGGCGAAACGCCTTTGCTGCCATCCTTCAGCTATTACGGAAAACGTTTCTTTTTCAGCAATCTGACGGCGGGCTATAGCCTCGTTGAGAATGAGCGCTTCTATATTGATTTAATTGCCCAGCCTAACGAAGACGGACTCTATTTCCAGCTGGAAAAGCCCGGGGTCGGCCCCGGCTCAGCGTCCATTTTTATACCGCTGTTCCAGGCCCCGGAGGTGAGCGAAATCGATCGTAGAGTCTCCCTGATGGCGGGCCCGAGCGGAACACTGGTAACCTCACTGGCAGACCTATCCTTCTCCTGGCTGCACGACATCTCTGGAGTGCATCATGGCAATGAGACACACCTGAGTCTCGATAAGCAGTATCCCCTTCTGGGGGGATCACTTGGTTTCGGTATCGGGGCCATCCATAAAGATATGGACCTGATAAATTATTATTACCATTTCCGCGAAGAGGAAGCCGGCGTTTTCACCAACCGTTATGCGCTAGCGTTTCCTCCCGGCGATGTCACCGATCAATACGCACGCCTGCACTTTGCCTACCCCCTCGGGAACCGGTTGGAACTCCGCCTCGCAGCCCGATACAACCGCTTTGACCTGGACGGCAGGCTTCCGCGCTTCATCGAAAAACCTGAAACCCTGAGCTGGTTCGCGGGGATCCAGTACTCCATTGGTAGTGGGCGATGAAACACTCCCGCCCACTACTATTCGCACTGTGCTCAACCCTGTCCTTTCCCGGCGTGATCCATGCTGCCGAACTGAACCTGACACCAGCCCTCTGTGCAATCGACGAGGGCGAAGAGCACTGCGCTATCTCAGTGAGTGTCGCGTTTTCTGGCGATGAAAATAAACGCTATTGCCTGACTATTTCTGGCAAGGGCCTGGTGCGCTGTTTTGACAGTCAGCCGCTGAATGAAATGCAGGTCTATGTCACCGCAGATACCAATACCCAGTTCCTGGTAACAGAAAAGGCGAGTGGTAAAGAGGTAGCCACAGCCACACTGAAGGTCGCACGCTACCGCCCCACGCGCCACCAACGTCGCTATGGTTGGGGGCTGCTGTGACAACAACCGGCTACCGTATTCTTTTATTGGAAGACGATGTGCAACTGGCCGCGCTCATTTGTCGTTTTCTGGGCGAACGCGGCTGTGTTGTAAGCCATGCCAGTAATGGCAATGACTTTCTCAAGGCATTGCACCACCGTGAGTACGAGCTGATTTTGGCAGATGTCGTCTTGCCCGACGCCAGTGGTTTCCAGTTACTTCAACAGTGCCGGCACCAGTTGACGTGCCCGCTGATTTTTATCAGTGCACTCAGCTCCGTGCGCGACCAGGTCAGCGGACTGGAACTGGGTGCCTGTGATTACCTGGTCAAGCCCGTCGACCCGGAGCTGCTCTGGGCCAAGATCCAGGCGAATATCCGCAACACGCGAAAACCTGCGCCCACGAGCACCGATATTCACTTCGGTCCGCTACTGATCGACCTGGCCAACCGCGAAGCGTCTGTCGAGGACGAACCATTAAAACTCACAGCCAACGAATTTGATCTTCTTCTGATTTTTGCCGAGCAACCGGCCGAACTCCTCAGCCGTGAGTATTTGTTTCGACGCGTGGTCGGCCGGGAATTTGACGGTCTCGATCGGGTAGTGGATATGCGAGTAAGCAGGCTGCGCAAAAAGCTGGACACTTTCACACAAGAGGTCGCCATACGCTCCGTTCGGGGCCGGGGCTATATCCTCTGCACAGCAAAAGACAACAGCTGATGCGCGGTCAGATGCTGCGCCTGCTGGGCATGATGGCGCTGGCCCTGGTTGTGGTGTTCTCAGCGATCAGCGCACTGTACGAGTATTATTCCAGCGACCCCGGGGACTATACGATTAGCGCTGCACAGCTGGCGGAAGCACTGGAGCGCGACAATACACCGCTGGTCCAGTGGTACCCGGTGGATGCCATCCACTTTCCGAAAGAACTGATGACGCGCCTGGAGTCCGGCGCGATCGTCGGCCTTGACGATGATGATCGGCAGATCCGTTATTATCGGTTGAGCGAAAAAGGTATCCTCGAAATCGGGCCCTTTAGCCAACGGGAAACCGAGAACATTACCCAGTGGCGACTGCTATTTATCAGTAGCATTCTGCTGATGCTGATGCTGTTGATCTGGCCCATATTCCGCGACCTCAACCGCCTGCAAAATCTGGCGATTCGGTTCAGCAAAAATCCTTTCCGGATGCCGAACCCCACCAGCCGCCGGTCCACCATCTATCCCCTGGCAGAGACTTTCCGGCGCATGGCCAATATCGTGCTCGGCTACTACCAGATGAACCAGGATTTGGCCCGCACTATTGCCCATGAGATCCGCACCCCCCTGGCCCGGGTGAAATTTCAGCTGGCGCTCAATGAAGCAAAGACGGAGAGCGACCAGGTCATTGCAAAGGCGGTCGGTGACGTGGAACAGCTGGTGGATAAATACCTGAATTTCTCCCGCCTCGAACTTCACGAGGAGTTTATCGCCCGCAAACAGGTCTGCCTGGAAGACTTTTTCGATCAGCTGGCCTCGACGCTTGAAAACCACTGCCCGGAGCTGGAAGTCGGCTACTACTTTCCAGACGGCGCCGCCTGGTTCGAGCCTGAGGCACTGGCGATTGCCATTCACAACCTGGTGACCAATGCCCGCAAGTATGCCCACAATCGGGTCGACGTACGGTTCGACTCTAGTGCAGACTGCTGCACGCTGACCGTCGACGACAATGGCCCCGGCCTGGCCGGCGATGCCCTGGAGCTAACGGATGCCTTTACGCGCTCCGCTACAGACGAGCAGGGCTACGGGCTCGGACTCTACATCGTAAAAAAAGTCATGATGTGGCATGACGGCGACCTCAAGCTGGATCGCTCACCAACGCTCGGCGGAACACGCGCCACCCTCAGCTGGCCCAACACCCCCTGATGCTTCCGACACCGGAATACCGCAGGCCTAATGGCCCGAATCCATTGCGGTGGTATTGAGATGCCCGGTTTCGAGCCTCACGCCATCTAGCTGCTGGAAACGTTCAAGGACCTGAGGGTAGATACGGATCATGTCCCTGACAA from Microbulbifer aggregans includes these protein-coding regions:
- the glnA gene encoding glutamate--ammonia ligase, whose translation is MSAKTLGLIKESEAKWVDLRFTDTKGKEQHVSLPVSEIDGEFFEEGKMFDGSSIAGWKGINESDMILMPDDETAVLDPFTDEATVILRCNIVEPSTGQGYERDPRSIAQRAEDYLKSTGLGDTALFGPEPEFFVFDDITWGADMAGAFYKINSEEAAWSSSMPHPEGNIGHRPGVKGGYFPVPPVDSLHDVRAAMCSAMEQMGLVIEVHHHEVGTAGQCEIGVGANTLVKKADEVQILKYCVHNVAHAYGKTATFMPKPLVGDNGSGMHIHQSFSKDGVNQFAGDGYSGLSETALYYIGGIIKHARAINAFANASTNSYKRLVPGFEAPVILAYSARNRSASIRIPYVASPKGKRIEARFPDPTANPYLVFAAMLMAGLDGIKNKIHPGDPADKDLYDLPAEEVAEYPTVASSLEMALDALDQDRAFLTEGGVFSDDAIDAYIDLKREEVERLNMTTHPVEFEMYYSV
- a CDS encoding MipA/OmpV family protein codes for the protein MYRRILITLLFLLAQSTTQGAEISASQWKLSLASGRGIIENPLAGRENGETPLLPSFSYYGKRFFFSNLTAGYSLVENERFYIDLIAQPNEDGLYFQLEKPGVGPGSASIFIPLFQAPEVSEIDRRVSLMAGPSGTLVTSLADLSFSWLHDISGVHHGNETHLSLDKQYPLLGGSLGFGIGAIHKDMDLINYYYHFREEEAGVFTNRYALAFPPGDVTDQYARLHFAYPLGNRLELRLAARYNRFDLDGRLPRFIEKPETLSWFAGIQYSIGSGR
- a CDS encoding sialate O-acetylesterase, with product MRQMLAAIFLLLMNAAPVAEVVSRHLFILSGQSNMARLDPEDVFMPLLQAALPADQLIVIKDAQGGQPIQRWYQTLEPSVAVSGQPESRGPLYQQLLRKITAETGDLPAIDSVTFIWMQGERDAREGAGELYEDKLRGLIANLQADLGRDDIRLVIGRISDHGLDGPSSMDWHRVREAQMRVAESLPFAGWVDTDDLNDGLDANGKLRVDDLHLTEKGYRELGRRFATVAIRLLQRSNAESTDAQENRRPVVQN
- a CDS encoding DUF3019 domain-containing protein translates to MKHSRPLLFALCSTLSFPGVIHAAELNLTPALCAIDEGEEHCAISVSVAFSGDENKRYCLTISGKGLVRCFDSQPLNEMQVYVTADTNTQFLVTEKASGKEVATATLKVARYRPTRHQRRYGWGLL
- the thiI gene encoding tRNA uracil 4-sulfurtransferase ThiI: MHFVVKFFPEITIKSNPVRKRMSKQLKDNLRILLHRVDDRIKVLKDWEKIEVIAPDAVAHLSDRIEEVLAHTPGIANFARVQQFPLGDMHDVYEKTFSVWGDKLDGKTFCVRVKRSGKHDFQSLDVEQYVGGGLNKNTGATGVKLKNPDVTVKLEIRHDKLNVIEELHQGLGGFPLGTQDPVLSLVSGGFDSIVASYLTIKRGIRTHFLFFNLGGRQHELGVKEVSYYLWNRYGSSHRVRFVSVPFDEVVTEILTNVDDSHMGVILKRMMLRAATAIANELQVDALVTGEAIAQVSSQTLKNLSVIDSVTDTLVLRPLIVSDKSDIIRTAREIGTEEFAANMPEYCGVISVKPTTRAKRERVEEEESHFDFSVLDRAVNNRVIQNIDQVVEEVEGEVPDVEVVSEPGEAVIIDIRHPDEEELDPLELENSQVEVIPFYRLNSAFSKLDPEKKYLLYCSRGVMSRLHASHLLDEGYRNVAVLRPHLPHRPD
- a CDS encoding DUF4124 domain-containing protein, whose protein sequence is MKKHYGLLIALLIIAAPAFAGGDGSDQSASGGSVVYKTVGPDGSVVFTDTPPPDGKAERIKLGPINVQPRPMPTRKLSPKKQDEDDRRRAYTGPVNFAIVSPQNGATIPPGQRFIVMEVAIEPIPPQGHQVFAVVDGQPWLGSSSGNRLDISALERGTHTLQAVLTDPGGNVLARSQIINLYVKRPGDQVPDFPGATAPQAPKSPAAPGLARPPQPRRNN
- a CDS encoding response regulator transcription factor, with protein sequence MTTTGYRILLLEDDVQLAALICRFLGERGCVVSHASNGNDFLKALHHREYELILADVVLPDASGFQLLQQCRHQLTCPLIFISALSSVRDQVSGLELGACDYLVKPVDPELLWAKIQANIRNTRKPAPTSTDIHFGPLLIDLANREASVEDEPLKLTANEFDLLLIFAEQPAELLSREYLFRRVVGREFDGLDRVVDMRVSRLRKKLDTFTQEVAIRSVRGRGYILCTAKDNS
- the glnL gene encoding nitrogen regulation protein NR(II); this translates as MLNDRQLRQLLDSLTTAVLVLDDSLLICYLNAAAEDLLAASSTRVSGHPLRELVRESKGAQEAMRAALASGERYTVRRASWDLHNLEHRTVDYSVSPVPELGLLLVEIQPMDRLLRIAREDALLSAQETTRNLVRGMAHEVKNPLGGIRGAAQLLQRELPDEDLAEYTQIIIDEADRLRNLVDRLLGPNQPASMAPTNVHEILERVAQLIDAECDGELRIRRDYDPSIPEFPADTEQLIQALLNIARNAMQAIDESIGLAAGEITLRTRIQRRFTIGRRCCPLVCRIDIEDNGPGIAEEIRERIFYPMISGRAEGSGLGLSISQNIINQHRGLIKCDSRPGQSVFQIYLPLENE
- the glnG gene encoding nitrogen regulation protein NR(I), yielding MSNRVWIIDDDRSIRWVLERALSREGIDTKCYESGDSALDDFYSDSPDVVISDIRMPGSDGFKLLQRFQAERPALPIIIMTAHSDLDSAVAAYQGGAFEYLPKPFDVDEAVAVTRRALAHASEQQAEEPVTVEQVNGSKEIIGEAPAMQEVFRAIGRLSHSNITVLINGESGTGKELVAQALHNHSPRKSKPFIALNMAAIPKDLMESELFGHEKGAFTGATTQRAGRFEQADGGTLFLDEIGDMPAETQTRLLRVLADGEFYRVGGHTPVKVDVRIIAATHQDLEKLVGEHKFREDLFHRLNVIRIHIPRLADRREDIPRLVRHFFNSAAKDLGVEPKILLKETEEYLANLDWPGNVRQLENTCRWITVMASGREVHIEDLPQELQQQTTSTAAPQDWQKSLRLWADQALAAGRREILSEAVPAFEKALIEIALKHTAGRKRDAAELLGWGRNTLTRKLKELGMNGEGE